One part of the Caproiciproducens sp. CPB-2 genome encodes these proteins:
- a CDS encoding ComEC/Rec2 family competence protein: MEQQKNSKKALKITISLFLAIGFVVSLLPFGAAASWHRIFSFFGLSDFSAAADSSPMSLHVLEVGKADSILIECGGRAMLVDGGTVDCGEPVAEYLDRRGVKELEYMVNTHPDEDHIGGLAYLIGRYPVKKYFAPDIPKDLIPSSGEYLAAQKALNEKRILTTAPRPGETFSLGGMEIEVLAPVRQGGSTNNNSIVLKLTYGKTRFLLMGDAEKEEESDLLAGGEDLSADVLKVGHHGSSTSTTDALLNAVKPKWAAISVADDSNGLPKREVLKRLLSAGAAVYRTDVSGTLIFMSDGQTIKLAAER, from the coding sequence ATGGAGCAGCAAAAAAACAGTAAAAAGGCGCTGAAAATCACTATTTCGCTGTTCCTGGCGATTGGATTCGTTGTTTCGCTGCTGCCGTTCGGGGCGGCAGCCTCCTGGCACCGGATTTTTTCCTTTTTCGGACTGAGCGATTTCTCCGCGGCGGCGGATTCCAGCCCAATGTCCCTCCATGTGCTGGAGGTCGGAAAAGCCGACAGCATTTTGATTGAGTGCGGGGGGAGAGCGATGCTCGTTGACGGCGGGACTGTCGATTGCGGGGAACCGGTGGCGGAATACCTTGACCGCCGGGGCGTGAAGGAACTGGAATATATGGTCAACACGCACCCCGACGAGGATCACATCGGCGGTCTTGCGTACCTGATCGGGCGTTATCCCGTCAAAAAATATTTTGCGCCCGATATCCCGAAGGACCTGATTCCATCCAGTGGGGAATATCTTGCCGCGCAGAAAGCGCTGAACGAAAAACGGATTTTGACGACTGCTCCCCGGCCCGGAGAAACTTTCTCTCTCGGCGGGATGGAAATAGAGGTCCTTGCCCCTGTCCGGCAGGGCGGCAGCACCAACAACAATTCCATCGTCCTGAAGCTGACCTATGGGAAAACGCGGTTTCTGCTGATGGGCGACGCGGAAAAAGAGGAGGAATCCGATTTGCTTGCGGGCGGGGAAGACCTTTCCGCCGATGTTCTGAAGGTCGGCCACCACGGCAGCAGCACCTCCACCACGGACGCTCTGCTGAACGCCGTAAAGCCGAAATGGGCGGCGATTTCCGTTGCCGACGATTCCAACGGGCTTCCGAAACGGGAAGTACTCAAAAGGCTTTTGTCCGCCGGAGCGGCGGTTTACCGGACCGACGTC
- a CDS encoding YgiQ family radical SAM protein, with product MPFLPITKEETDALGWDAPDFVVVTGDAYVDHPTFGTAIISRVLEQFGYRVAILAQPDWRTDRDFTRFGKPKYGFLVSSGNIDSMVAHYTVARRRRKEDAYSPGNRTGLRPDRAVIVYTKKIREIYPDSPVVIGGLEASLRRFAHYDYWDDKIRPSILLDSGADLLTYGMGESQTVEIARRLFSGEPIGTITDIRGTCYAVPTKEYRPGPAVDCPSFEQVCQNKREYAVSCRKQQDEQDAVRGRRVIQRHGGKILVQNPPMPPLKQKELDAVYELPYMRTYHPCYESMGGVPAIQEVEFSITHNRGCFGACNFCSIAFHQGRSITTRSEESILREAKKLTESPNFKGYIHDVGGPTANFRHPSCDKQEKLGLCAGGKKCLAPKPCPLLKVDHSEYLDILRRLRALPKVKRVFIRSGIRFDYLIEDKDDAFFRELVKYHVSGQLKVAPEHCTPEVLDCMGKPHIESFLKFEKKYHQFCKEEGKEQYLVPYLMSSHPGSTLKDAVSLALFLKREHLRPEQVQDFYPTPGTISTCMFYTGLDPYTMKEVYIPRTDREKAMQRALLQYFNPKNRDLVIAALKAAGRSDLIGTGGSCLVPPSPAMQRAAQVQNREKRGRWSSKKTVKRR from the coding sequence ATGCCTTTTTTACCCATTACAAAAGAAGAAACGGATGCTCTTGGCTGGGACGCGCCGGATTTCGTCGTCGTAACCGGCGACGCCTACGTTGACCATCCTACCTTCGGCACCGCGATCATCTCGCGCGTGCTGGAGCAGTTTGGCTACCGGGTGGCCATTCTGGCGCAGCCGGACTGGCGCACCGATCGGGATTTTACCCGGTTCGGCAAGCCGAAATACGGCTTTCTGGTCAGCTCCGGAAACATTGATTCCATGGTCGCCCATTACACCGTGGCGCGCCGCAGACGCAAAGAAGACGCCTATTCGCCGGGGAACAGAACCGGTCTCCGGCCCGATCGCGCCGTTATTGTCTACACGAAAAAAATCAGGGAAATCTATCCGGACTCGCCGGTCGTTATCGGAGGGCTGGAAGCGTCCCTTCGCCGCTTCGCGCATTACGATTACTGGGACGACAAAATCCGCCCGTCGATTCTTCTGGACTCCGGGGCGGATTTGCTGACCTACGGCATGGGCGAAAGCCAGACGGTCGAAATTGCCCGCCGCCTGTTTTCCGGCGAGCCGATCGGTACGATCACCGATATCCGTGGCACCTGCTACGCAGTTCCCACGAAGGAATACCGGCCCGGCCCGGCGGTAGACTGTCCCAGCTTTGAACAGGTCTGTCAGAATAAAAGGGAGTACGCCGTTTCCTGCCGCAAACAGCAGGACGAGCAGGACGCCGTGCGGGGACGCAGAGTCATTCAGCGCCATGGCGGCAAAATACTGGTTCAGAACCCGCCGATGCCGCCTTTAAAGCAAAAGGAGCTCGACGCCGTTTATGAGCTGCCGTATATGCGCACCTATCACCCGTGCTACGAGAGCATGGGCGGGGTCCCGGCCATTCAGGAGGTGGAGTTCTCCATTACGCACAACCGCGGCTGTTTCGGCGCCTGCAATTTCTGTTCGATCGCGTTCCATCAGGGCCGTTCCATCACCACCCGCAGCGAGGAATCCATCCTGCGCGAAGCGAAAAAGCTGACGGAAAGCCCAAATTTTAAAGGATATATCCACGATGTCGGCGGCCCGACCGCCAATTTCCGCCACCCGTCCTGCGACAAACAGGAAAAGCTGGGGCTCTGCGCGGGCGGCAAAAAATGCCTTGCACCGAAGCCGTGCCCCCTGCTCAAGGTGGACCACAGCGAATACCTCGACATTCTGCGCAGGCTGCGCGCCCTGCCGAAGGTCAAACGCGTGTTTATCCGTTCCGGCATCCGCTTTGATTATTTGATTGAAGACAAGGACGACGCCTTTTTCAGGGAACTGGTCAAATACCATGTCAGCGGACAGCTGAAAGTTGCGCCGGAGCACTGTACTCCGGAGGTCCTTGACTGTATGGGCAAGCCGCATATTGAATCTTTTCTAAAATTTGAAAAAAAATATCATCAATTCTGTAAGGAGGAGGGCAAGGAGCAGTATCTTGTTCCATACCTGATGTCCTCCCACCCAGGCAGCACCCTGAAAGATGCGGTTTCGCTTGCTCTGTTTCTGAAGCGCGAGCACCTTCGTCCGGAGCAGGTGCAGGATTTTTATCCCACGCCCGGCACTATTTCCACCTGCATGTTTTACACCGGGCTCGATCCTTATACGATGAAAGAGGTTTATATTCCCCGCACCGACCGGGAAAAGGCGATGCAGCGGGCGCTTCTGCAGTATTTTAATCCAAAGAACAGGGATCTGGTAATTGCGGCGCTGAAAGCCGCGGGCCGCAGCGACCTGATCGGTACGGGCGGATCGTGTCTTGTCCCTCCCAGCCCTGCCATGCAGCGTGCCGCCCAAGTTCAGAACAGAGAGAAGCGGGGCAGATGGAGCAGCAAAAAAACAGTAAAAAGGCGCTGA